A segment of the Leptospiraceae bacterium genome:
TTTCATTTCTAATTCGGTTTTTGAACCTATTACTTGTTTAGGATTTGTTACTTCCGGTTCTAATGTCTTTGTAATATTAAAGCTAAACCATTCAGAATAAGAAGATATTTTTCCAAATTTATTATAAGATCCAACCCTATGTGAATATTTGCCGGGAGGTAAATTCAATGTATACGAACTCTCAGTCGTTTTTTTTTCTACAATAATTTCTTCTGATTCATTTCGAATTTGTAACTGGTATCCGTTTGCATTTGGTATTGCTTCCCAAGTCAAAATTGGATTTTCTATATCTATTTCCTGGCTGACAATTGGAATTAGTAGAAATAGGATTAATATTGCGGATAATAACTTATTCAACATAAATTTTTTCTGGTGTTTTAATTTTGGGAGCTTCCGGTTTATTTGATAAATAAATTTTAAATGGAATAGTCGTTTTCGGTCTTATTTTACCTTCTTCTTCCGAATCCGAAGATTCTTGTAGAGTCCAAATAAAGTTACCCTCATCTAAATTGTTTAAATCTTTGAACAAATAATTGTGCGCACTTTTAATTTTTGTTCTCACTATTAGTTTTTTATTTCCAGATTTTTCTTTGTACAATTCTAATACAACCGTAGCTCCATTTGAATTTTTCTCCCATTTAAAATTAATTGAATTCAGCGGCGTCATATCAATTTTTTCATTTTTTGATGGGTAAACAGGAATTAGCTCCTTAATTTCTTGTGTCTGAAAACTATAAGTTGGGCTTTTTGCTAAATTAGATCCATCTTCACTTAATGAAATTACTCTCCAATAGTATTTTCCTTCTTGATTAATCGAATAGGATTCTGAAAAATTTTCTGTTTCTAAAGAATGAATTTTTTATTAAAATCTGAAGATTCAGATATCTCAAATAGGAATTTTGCTTTATAAGAAGGTCTTTTCCACTGAAAAAAAATCGAATGGCTGCTGCTTATATCGATTGGAGAATTATTTTTGGGAGAAATTAATTCAACAGGTTGATTATCTTTCAGAGAAAACTTGCCAGTTCCGGAATAGGGAGTTTTTTTTCCATCTCCTGTTTTACCATAGACTCTCCAGTAGTAATCTCCTCTTTCTAATTTTGTATTCAGTTTGATTTGGTTTGTATGATTGGTTTCTTCTTTTATGATTTTCGAAAACTTTGAGTCGGAAGAAACTTCTAGAGTGTATTCTGCGATTTCAGGTGAATCTTGTATTTGAAATGTGTATCCTGATTTTTCGAAAGCATTTGCACTAATTTCTTCGGCACGGCCAGAATTTACTAAAATTGGAGCGTCCAAATCTTTCTTTTTTTCTATTGAAAACGATATAATTTGAGAAGGTTCTGTTTTAAATTCTTCTCGGATTGGATCAATTATAACTCGCGCAAAGTAATTTCCCGGCTCTAGTTTATCGACTCCAATAGAAGATTGTACTGTGTTTGATGATTTTATAATTTCGGAAAAATTTTTATTTTTACTTATTTCTAATCTATAACTAGCCGCTGTTTCTCTTTTTTTCCAGCTAAATTGAACGATAGGCGCTACTGTTAAAAAACTAAATACTTGATTATTTTTTGGAGAAAGTAGAGTAGGGGGAGAAACTGTGTTTACAACAATTTTTCTAAATGGGCTACTTTCACGAATTTGCTTTTTTTTATTTTTCCCAATTTCGGAAGAAATTCTCCAATAATAATTTCCTTGTGAAAGGTTTGCGGTGAAGGAATTTTCAGTTACATTGTATATTTTGTAAATGTTCTTAAATCTTGAGTCGTAGGAGATTTCTAATTTTAGATTTGTTGCATTTTCAGAATTCCAAGAAAAATTTACTGGAATAGAATCTAGTTTTTCTGAAAAAATACTTCCGTCTGCCGGAGTGAGCAAATTGATATTAACCTTTGAAACTTCAATATCTGAATTATTTAATTTTGCAGTTTCATTTGCTTTTAATTCTTTTTCTTTATTTCCATTTAAAATTTTAGCAGTTCCTTCTTTTACATGAAAGGATAATTCTTCTTTGCCTTTCTTTTCAAGAGAAAGTTCAGAATTTTTCACTTCGACTGTATTTGTGCCTGATTTTATTTTTACAACACCATTTGATTCCGCTCCGTCTCCTTTTTTAGCAAGAGACATTGAACCATAGGCAAAATTTAGATTGATGTCTCCTTCTGTCACATCTAAATAAATCATACTATTTTCGTTGATATTTATTTTTGTTTTATCGTTTAGAGTAAGGAGAGCATCCGAAAAGTCCTCAGAACGAATTGTATCTTTGTTTCTAATTTCTAAACCGGATTCTACTTTTTCCCAGATTACATCTGAATCGTATTTTCTTTCTATCGTTCGATTTTTAAAAGTGAGAACTCCAATGATCATATTATCATTTCCACTTGCACCTTCGTTCATATTTTTATATAGGAAAATAGATGCTATAAAGATAATCAAAAGTAATAATAAAATAGTAAAGTAAGAACGATCTCTCATTTTTATTTATGTTTACGGGTAAATACACCGTCCCAATTCTCTCCGGGTGAGGAAACTTTGTAATAAGAACATCGATCCATTAAAAGTTCGACTGCCTTATCTTTTTTGCCTTTTGCTTTTTCAGATTCCTTAAATGCTGTGATTGCTTTATCCCACTCAGTTTTTAAATAAAATTGAAAACCTGATTCATAGAGTTGCGATGCTTCTATTAGATTTGAGGATATACTTGATTTGTCGGAAATTAATTCATATAGTTTTACAGGTTCATTTTTTCCTTTTACTCGAACTAAATCTAATTGTCTGGTAAATAGTTCAGACTCAATTTTATCTTTTACAGTTTCAGAAATAAGAATATTTACACCGTAGTCTTTTCCTGCCGCTTCGAGTCTTGCCGCCAAATTAACAGTATCCCCCATCATAGTATAAGAGCCCATTGCATCCGTACCCATAAACCCGACTTTTGCGAGACCAGTATTTAAACCGATACGAATGTCCATTTCTTGTGCGTCTTTTGTGTAAAGATTGTTTTTTGTCCAGTATTCTCTTAGGTCTGTTAATTTGTGAATCATTTCAAGAGAAGCTAAGGATGCTTTGAGATAATGTTCTCCAATGTCTATCGGTGCTCCAAATATACCGACTATCGCATCCCCAATGTATTTATCCAAAACACCTTCGTGTTTTTTTAGTATGATAGTCATTGCAGATAAATATTCATTTAATAAAGATGCTAATTGTATTGAGTTAAGTTGTTCACTTATTGTAGAAAATCCTGCGACATCAGAGAAAAAAGCCGTTATTACTTTTTCATCCCCGCGTTTTAAGGCTGCTAAATCTTTCATACCTTCTGAAACCACTATTGGGTCGATCATACTACCAAGCATACTTTTTACTTTTTCTCGTTCTTCTAGACCCTTTGCCATGTTTTTAAAATAGTCAGTTAACACTCCCACTTCGTCGTTGGTAGTTCTTTTGATGTCTAATTGAAATATACCTTTTGAAATTTTGATGGTTTCATCGAGTAATTTTAATACTGGAATCGATATAGTTTTTGCGAATAGGAAAATGATAATCATTGAAATACATATCGATATTATCATGATATAAATATTTCGTTGTTGTAATCGAAGGATAGGTTTAAATACAAAGTCTTCCTCGACTACCGAAACTATTCCGGCGTCTGCAAATCCTAATTTACGGAACGAGCCTAGGTATTTTTTCCCATCTGTATCTATAAATGTTGCTAGTCCATTGTTGGCGGGACTTGTTAGTAATGAACGAACAATTGGAGTAGTCATAAGATTTTTAGCGGATAATACCATATTCATATCTGTATGAGCCAGTACAACTCCTTCGCCATTAACCATATAGGTAATGTTTTCCCCTGATTTTTTGAATGCATCGAGAATTTTTTCTAATCTAAGTAAAAAGACTAATACGAACTCAGACTTTTCTCCTTCTTCTAAGGGAACACTGATTGCGATGGCGGCTTCTTGGAAACCCGGGCTTGCATTTATAATTGCAGGAATCCCATCAAATGATTTAAGGAAGTAAGGCAAATTCTTATTAACCGGTCCAAGTATGTCTTCCTCGGAGAGAGAGATTTTTTTTATATAATCTTGATTGAATATACTATCAATTTCAGACATGGAATTTCCATTTTTTTTGTAAACTCCAAGATAAAAGAAACTATTGTCCTTTTTAAAATACTGATCGATAAAAATATTCTTTTGTTTTTTTTCTTTAAAGTCTTGTTTTAGAATTAAGGCTAAAATTTTTGCTTTGTCTGTTTCAGCAATTAAATCGGTTAAAACTTTTGATTTTACAATTCGAACTAATTCAAGGTTGTTGGATTCAATCCTTTTTTTATTATCATCTTTGAAGTAATAGGTAGCGAGTGCAATCATCACGGAAACGGTAGTTGCAATTACTAATGAAATTACTAACATCATTTTGAATTGTAGGGAGTATTTAGCTTTTGGATTTAATTTTTCTGCATTTAAATCAGGTTCGGGAGTATTCTGTTTCGGCGGTTCAATTTTAGTTTGTAAATCTTTTGTCGGAATATTAATGTCTTTGGATTTTTCAAGTGTTTGAGAATTTGTTTCAGATGGTTTGCTCTTCGACTCTTCTTTTTTGGGAATTGATTTTTTAGTTTCTTCCTTTTTTGATTTTTCATCAACTGGAAGAGCAGGCATAATTTCCGTAATACTAGAATTTAAGTCAAGGATTGGAATAGCATCCATAGTCTCTTGTGGGTTAATTTTATCGCCGTTAGGAGTCTTTCTTTCGTTTTTCATTTTTATACTTGTTTTATGGAAAATGTCTTCTTAAAATGGGCATAAGTTAGTAAAAAAAAAATCTATGTCAAGGAATATTCTATCTAAAAGGAAAAATAGTTTCGTATTTTATGTTTTTATGCTTTAAATTATCTAATAGATTTTTTAAATTAGACTATATTTACAAATTATCCTTTAAATAATTTTTGTCTAATTAATTTAGAATGTTATACATTACAAGTCAACTCGGAAATATATGAAAAACATGATAAAACTGCTGTCTTTTACTCTATTCCTATTCCTATTCCTATTTTGTAAACCAAATATCGATAAGACTAATTATCCTTTACTGTTCACTTTAATTAATTCCAAAGATGCATTTAATGCAATAACTTATCCTCAATCGAGTTATTTATTTCCAACGAATACACAGATTTTTCTGGTTCCGACTTCCAATTTTCCAGTTACTTCTTGCACGGTAACTCCAGCTCTTCCTGTTGGATTAAGCCTTGATCCAGATTGTTTTATTTTTGGAGTCACTAGCGGTATTCAGTCTCCAGTAATATATTCTATAACTGCAAATACTGCCTCACCGACCGCAAAAACTAATATAGAAATAGCTATAGTTCCGCTTTTGATGTATGTGGAAGGTGGTCCGTACTTTGATATTACTGTTGGACAAAATTTTATATTGACTCCCGGAGGTTCTGGAATTTCAACTTGTTCCGCTATTGGTCTCCCTGCTGGATTAACAATTGATAATACATGCAGAGTTACGGGGACTGCGAATGCTGCCGCTGCATTTACTGTGACTGGCTACAATTCATCTGGAGGTATAGCTGCATTAACGACTATCTATCTTTCTATAATACCGCCTTAACAAATGACTTTGAAAAAGCAAAGCTTTTCGACTAAAAATATACCTAGAAACGGCATTTCCCTCTGTTAAACCCAATAATTATGTGGTAAATTATAGTATAATTAATCTGAATAAAATTAGCTGCAAATAGTTTGATTCCTATTTGTCTAATTAAAGTAGAGTGTTATACTTTATAGGTGATTAGAAAAAAATGAAAAACATAAATAAGATTTTGTATATTACCATATTTCTATCCATTTTTTGTAAGCCAACCATTGATCGGACGAATTTTCCATTTTTATTTTCTTTATTAAATTCTAAAGATGCATCCAATTCTTTGACTTATCCGCAATCTAATATAGTAATTGCGATGAATATGCCGGTTACTATTACACCGACTTCCAATTTTTCTATTACTTCTTGTACGATAACACCTACGCTGCCAGTCGGATTGGCGTTGGACAATTCCTGCATTATTTCAGGAACTCCTACTGGAACTCAGCCAGTTACAAGTTACAGCATTACGGCTAACAATTCATCCCCAACTGCAACTGTTGTAATTCAAATCGAAATAGTAACTGCACCATCTGGATTAAATTATGGCGGCCCATATTCTTTTACCAATGGTATAGGAATACCTTCTATTTTTCCGACAGTTACAGGAACAGTAACTTCCTATTCGATAACTCCTAGCCTACCAACTGGTCTTTCTTTGAACTCAGGTACTGGTGTAATTTCTGGCGTGCCAAATGCTCTCAGTCCTTCTACCGGTTATACTGCAGTTGCAGCAAATCCAGCGGGTAATACAACTTATAATTTTACGATTACGGTAGTGGAGCCAGTTCCCTCTGGGCTCGCATATCCTGGGGGGCCCTTTAGTATTTATGAATTTTCGGCAATTACATTGGCTCCCAATGTTGTAGGAAATATTACTGCTTGTTCTGCTTCGCCAACTTTACCCGCCGGTCTCTCGCTACTTCAAACGAGTTGTAAAATTACTGGCACTCCGACTACCTTACAGAGTAGCACTACGTACACGATCACCCCTTCCAATTCAGGTGGGGCGGGTGCACCTATAACTCTCGCAATTGCAATTGTTGTTAACCCCTTCAAAAAAATATTTGTTACCAATTCGGGTTATTTACCGGGAACTGATTTTACCAATCCTTCAACGGCGGATAGTCTTTGCAATGCTGATGCCGGAAAACCGGGAGGTGGGACTTACAAAGCAATGATTGTCGTGGCTACGGCTAGAGTTGCCTGCACTACTTCTAATTGCAGTGTAGGTAATTTAGGTGAACATATTGATTGGGTATTCCTTCCGAATACGACCTATTATCAGAACGATGGGGTAACACCGATTGCTAGCACCACTGCAAATGGACTGATGCCTGCAGTTTTTACGAATTCAATTAGTCCGTCAAGTTCAGAATATTGGACAGGCTTGAATAGTGATTGGTCAACTGGTTTAAATAATTGTGTAAATTGGACAACAAGTGCAGCTCAGAGTAGTGGTGGGGGTTTTTCTCCCAATAATTCGACTGGTCTATTTACAGATAGTTTGGGGGCAGTCAGTTGTGCTGCAGCAAGGAAATTACTTTGTGTGCAGCAATAGTTAATTGAATGATTTGAGCACAAAACGTCCAGTAACCGCTTGTGCTCGATTTGTAGTCTAGTCAATAATGACGAACCATAGACGACTTATTTGTAGACTATCACCTCGAAATTATATACTCCATTCCTAATTCCTAATTTACTTTTTTCCAGTTGATTGATTTGTATCTTTGTAGATAGTTTTCTAGGAGATATAACCATCAAAACCATCAAAATTCAAAATCTAAAGAAGTCATACAATTTCGGAAAAAATAAAATTGAAGTCCTAAAAGGGATTAATGTCGAATTGCCGCTTGGGAAATTAGTTACGTTGATGGGACCTTCTGGATCTGGAAAGTCAACACTTA
Coding sequences within it:
- a CDS encoding DUF1554 domain-containing protein; this encodes MKNINKILYITIFLSIFCKPTIDRTNFPFLFSLLNSKDASNSLTYPQSNIVIAMNMPVTITPTSNFSITSCTITPTLPVGLALDNSCIISGTPTGTQPVTSYSITANNSSPTATVVIQIEIVTAPSGLNYGGPYSFTNGIGIPSIFPTVTGTVTSYSITPSLPTGLSLNSGTGVISGVPNALSPSTGYTAVAANPAGNTTYNFTITVVEPVPSGLAYPGGPFSIYEFSAITLAPNVVGNITACSASPTLPAGLSLLQTSCKITGTPTTLQSSTTYTITPSNSGGAGAPITLAIAIVVNPFKKIFVTNSGYLPGTDFTNPSTADSLCNADAGKPGGGTYKAMIVVATARVACTTSNCSVGNLGEHIDWVFLPNTTYYQNDGVTPIASTTANGLMPAVFTNSISPSSSEYWTGLNSDWSTGLNNCVNWTTSAAQSSGGGFSPNNSTGLFTDSLGAVSCAAARKLLCVQQ
- a CDS encoding adenylate/guanylate cyclase domain-containing protein — encoded protein: MKNERKTPNGDKINPQETMDAIPILDLNSSITEIMPALPVDEKSKKEETKKSIPKKEESKSKPSETNSQTLEKSKDINIPTKDLQTKIEPPKQNTPEPDLNAEKLNPKAKYSLQFKMMLVISLVIATTVSVMIALATYYFKDDNKKRIESNNLELVRIVKSKVLTDLIAETDKAKILALILKQDFKEKKQKNIFIDQYFKKDNSFFYLGVYKKNGNSMSEIDSIFNQDYIKKISLSEEDILGPVNKNLPYFLKSFDGIPAIINASPGFQEAAIAISVPLEEGEKSEFVLVFLLRLEKILDAFKKSGENITYMVNGEGVVLAHTDMNMVLSAKNLMTTPIVRSLLTSPANNGLATFIDTDGKKYLGSFRKLGFADAGIVSVVEEDFVFKPILRLQQRNIYIMIISICISMIIIFLFAKTISIPVLKLLDETIKISKGIFQLDIKRTTNDEVGVLTDYFKNMAKGLEEREKVKSMLGSMIDPIVVSEGMKDLAALKRGDEKVITAFFSDVAGFSTISEQLNSIQLASLLNEYLSAMTIILKKHEGVLDKYIGDAIVGIFGAPIDIGEHYLKASLASLEMIHKLTDLREYWTKNNLYTKDAQEMDIRIGLNTGLAKVGFMGTDAMGSYTMMGDTVNLAARLEAAGKDYGVNILISETVKDKIESELFTRQLDLVRVKGKNEPVKLYELISDKSSISSNLIEASQLYESGFQFYLKTEWDKAITAFKESEKAKGKKDKAVELLMDRCSYYKVSSPGENWDGVFTRKHK
- a CDS encoding FecR domain-containing protein produces the protein MNEGASGNDNMIIGVLTFKNRTIERKYDSDVIWEKVESGLEIRNKDTIRSEDFSDALLTLNDKTKININENSMIYLDVTEGDINLNFAYGSMSLAKKGDGAESNGVVKIKSGTNTVEVKNSELSLEKKGKEELSFHVKEGTAKILNGNKEKELKANETAKLNNSDIEVSKVNINLLTPADGSIFSEKLDSIPVNFSWNSENATNLKLEISYDSRFKNIYKIYNVTENSFTANLSQGNYYWRISSEIGKNKKKQIRESSPFRKIVVNTVSPPTLLSPKNNQVFSFLTVAPIVQFSWKKRETAASYRLEISKNKNFSEIIKSSNTVQSSIGVDKLEPGNYFARVIIDPIREEFKTEPSQIISFSIEKKKDLDAPILVNSGRAEEISANAFEKSGYTFQIQDSPEIAEYTLEVSSDSKFSKIIKEETNHTNQIKLNTKLERGDYYWRVYGKTGDGKKTPYSGTGKFSLKDNQPVELISPKNNSPIDISSSHSIFFQWKRPSYKAKFLFEISESSDFNKKFIL